In a single window of the Geotrypetes seraphini chromosome 11, aGeoSer1.1, whole genome shotgun sequence genome:
- the LOC117369164 gene encoding zinc finger protein 569-like isoform X4, protein MQIEIARAPVSFEEVAVYFSPEEWQTLQGWQKEMYRGVMRENYEIMLSLGYQFSKPEILLMMERGEEPCVEDCQRRIPVTFREKHLGQIPEDVIVLDSSDEEEPTKNTKPSPTVQHIKDSSSIMRHLGEQCEGVVADVGQRIRSQREMQRSEKQTIGKLRNPLSVLRQSTRVFSPAALNVSGQGKPQQCPRRIGGDINKVGITTRSAWKVQSQNSMDLNSNKGKTLASRDRRVAIHSALYRSSWPYFPVHGSSTPVVQVKAGSSQNGQGLKNMAETRCKSMEGTWGVLQCPFCTNVYHDLDELLHHQRSHAQEESFECIDHEVALAECQEEKEGERLYHCIVCEKNFDSQSSLVAHLRIHTGEKPFSCHVCGKMFNQHASLTIHARTHTGEMPYKCTKCDKSFRQKSNLTHHWKSHIEQDIMTYIEWIEGYPADTAQQNCEDTKATILPQDHVNGPSELNLGAEVHFMENSICRTSSTQQFDHTLLDEMRDQSLPVKLESMPVKLESMPESPPDTAMSQHQEALSTKRPYKCNECFKRFTHESNLIVHQRIHRGDKAYRCHDCGKEFSRRTSLMVHIRTHTGEMPYQCTKCGKRFRQQSNLIYHMKSHSSQAVLSSKDQIKISSQQMNVKIPQPATRGHVNIRPFEKQARIPTNLPLAIKSELHNEYRRSPGQSTDQMERQQTCARGNNINATLLQETTPMGRSLFKCNICYRSFTYESSLIVHQQIHINENKYQYYENGKQFSQHTSLMGHIRGHTGETPYQYGRYGRYFQQQSNLTHHMRSHVEQYPPDYKRYREGNGHQGTLKNDQRSVKMEPHDGSLDVGSKMTYLSGRPHKGGKYDSLCQQLDWVIPQWPYKRNRPQRSTRSKVTAPSDILMLQTSLAVKKPFRCKKCPKKFNLKSNLVVRQRIHSGEMPYQCFHCNQNFRQQSSLIHHLKSHRPPGTASSKKDTKVLDQQLRNNVCEQSSGGFLSVSNSEVKPQNPVDGSEKTMLQGENSKNGKGLGPQLHLMVYQKNPARGRPRKDIKSEEDLGSNSPLAAPGTRLFKCNQCFKRFSHESNLLVHQRVHTGEKTYRCHECEKQFSQRTSLMVHLRTHTGEMPYVCSQCGRSFRQQSNLIYHMKSHATQGAWNYIVNTENISLKTESDVTSLADAEKSKTKQERSSAQSCKIKKEPKEKEDCDSSQQPKSKRHKQAGARGIPTLKRESVKEKSKELVPSGKRPFKCDQCFKRFSHQSNLLVHQRVHTGNQAYECQQCDKQFSQRTSLMVHLRTHTEKLEPQVHRCPGAKIRTSQACSR, encoded by the exons GCCCCAGTGTCCTTCGAGGAAGTGGCAGTTTATTTCTCACCAGAAGAATGGCAAACTCTGCAGGGATGGCAAAAGGAGATGTACAGGGGCGTGATGAGAGAGAATTATGAAATTATGCTTTCGCTGG GGTACCAATTCTCTAAACCTGAAATTCTATTGATGATGGAGCGAGGAGAGGAGCCATGTGTTGAGGACTGTCAAAGACGTATTCCAGTAACCTTCAGAG AAAAGCATCTGGGACAAATACCAGAAGATGTGATAGTCCTAGACAGCTCTGATGAAGAAGAGCCCACAAAGAACACCAAGCCTTCCCCTACAGTTCAGCACATCAAGGACTCCTCCAGTATCATGAGGCATCTTGGAGAGCAGTGTGAAGGGGTTGTAGCTGATGTTGGACAGAGAATCCGTAGTCAGCGAGAGATGCAACGATCTGAGAAGCAAACTATTGGCAAATTGAGAAACCCTTTGTCGGTTCTGCGGCAAAGCACCCGGGTCTTCAGTCCTGCAGCACTGAATGTGTCTGGCCAGGGGAAACCACAGCAGTGTCCAAGGAGAATCGGGGGGGATATCAACAAAGTTGGAATCACTACAAGATCAGCCTGGAAGGTGCAGAGTCAAAACAGCATGGACTTGAATAGTAATAAAGGCAAAACGCTGGCCAGCAGAGACAGAAGAGTTGCTATTCATTCTGCTCTCTATCGTAGTTCCTGGCCTTACTTTCCTGTTCATGGATCATCTACCCCTGTGGTACAGGTGAAAGCTGGAAGTTCACAGAATGGGCAAGGACTGAAGAACATGGCTGAGACTCGGTGCAAGTCCATGGAAGGGACTTGGGGCGTCCTACAGTGCCCATTCTGCACCAATGTCTATCATGATTTGGATGAACTTTTGCACCACCAAAGGTCCCATGCCCAGGAAGAATCTTTTGAATGCATTGATCATGAGGTGGCTTTGGCTGAGtgccaagaagagaaagaaggggaGAGGCTGTACCATTGCATTGTATGTGAAAAGAACTTTGACAGTCAGTCCTCTCTTGTGGCTCATCTGCGGATCCACACTGGGGAGAAGCCTTTCTCATGCCATGTATGTGGAAAGATGTTCAATCAGCATGCCAGCCTCACAATACATGCAAGAACCcacacaggagagatgccctacaAGTGCACCAAGTGTGATAAAAGCTTCCGTCAAAAATCCAACCTCACCCATCACTGGAAAAGCCACATTGAACAGGATATCATGACTTATATTGAATGGATAGAAGGATATCCAGCAGACACAGCCCAGCAGAATTGTGAAGACACCAAAGCCACAATATTACCTCAAGACCATGTAAATGGACCTTCAGAATTGAATTTGGGAGCTGAGGTTCATTTTATGGAGAATAGTATATGTAGGACTAGCTCCACTCAGCAGTTTGATCACACACTGCTTGATGAAATGAGAGATCAGTCACTGCCAGTGAAATTGGAATCCATGCCAGTGAAATTGGAATCCATGCCAGAGAGCCCTCCAGATACTGCCATGTCCCAGCACCAAGAAGCACTTTCAACTAAAAGACCATACAAGTGCAATGAATGTTTCAAGAGGTTCACACATGAATCCAATCTCATCGTACATCAGCGTATTCATAGAGGGGACAAAGCCTATCGGTGCCATGATTGTGGAAAGGAGTTCAGTCGGCGCACCAGCCTCATGGTGCACATCCGCACTCACACAGGCGAGATGCCCTACCAATGTACCAAATGTGGGAAACGTTTCCGGCAGCAATCCAATCTTATCTATCACATGAAAAGTCATTCATCGCAGGCTGTGTTGAGTTCCAAGGATCAAATTAAAATCTCAAGCCAGCAAATGAATGTTAAGATTCCTCAGCCAGCTACTAGGGGTCATGTGAACATCAGACCATTTGAGAAGCAAGCCCGTATTCCTACCAATTTACCTTTGGCAATAAAGAGTGAATTGCACAATGAGTACAGAAGGAGCCCTGGGCAGTCAACGGACCAGATGGAGCGTCAACAGACTTGTGCAAGAGGCAACAACATAAATGCTACTTTGCTTCAGGAAACTACTCCAATGGGTAGGAGCCTCTTTAAATGCAATATATGCTATAGAAGTTTCACTTATGAGTCCAGCTTGATCGTGCATCAGCAGATACATATTAATGAGAACAAATACCAGTATTATGAAAATGGGAAGCAGTTTAGCCAGCACACCAGCTTGATGGGGCACATTCGGGGACACACAGGTGAGACGCCCTACCAGTATGGTCGTTATGGAAGGTACTTCCAGCAGCAGTCCAACCTTACCCATCACATGAGAAGTCACGTGGAGCAGTACCCACCAGACtacaaaaggtacagggaaggtaATGGTCATCAAGGAACTCTAAAGAATGATCAGCGAAGTGTCAAAATGGAGCCACATGATGGCTCCTTAGATGTAGGTTCTAAAATGACTTATTTATCAGGGAGGCCCCACAAGGGTGGCAAATATGACAGCCTCTGTCAACAACTGGATTGGGTGATTCCCCAGTGGCCATACAAGAGGAACAGACCCCAAAGAAGTACAAGGTCAAAAGTAACTGCACCATCTGACATCCTGATGCTTCAAACGTCTTTAGCAGTGAAAAAGCCCTTCCGCTGCAAAAAGTGCCCCAAAAAATTCAACCTCAAGTCAAACCTGGTTGTGCGCCAGCGCATTCATAGTGGGGAGATGCCCTACCAGTGCTTTCATTGCAACCAAAATTTCCGGCAGCAGTCCAGTCTCATCCATCACTTAAAGAGTCACAGGCCTCCAGGCACAGCAAGCAGCAAAAAGGACACCAAAGTCCTTGATCAGCAGTTGCGTAATAATGTTTGTGAACAGTCTTCTGGTGGCTTTCTAAGTGTAAGTAACTCTGAAGTCAAGCCCCAGAACCCTGTGGACGGGAGTGAAAAAACAATGCTCCAAGGAGAGAATAGCAAGAATGGGAAGGGCCTTGGCCCACAGTTACACTTGATGGTATATCAGAAAAACCCTGCAAGAGGCAGACCTAGGAAGGATATCAAGTCTGAAGAGGATCTCGGTTCTAATTCACCATTGGCAGCACCAGGGACAAGATTGTTCAAATGCAACCAGTGCTTTAAGAGGTTCAGCCATGAGTCCAACCTACTGGTTCATCAGCGAGTCCACACTGGAGAGAAGACATACAGATGCCATGAATGTGAAAAGCAGTTCAGCCAGCGCACTAGCCTAATGGTGCACCTGAGGACCCatacaggagagatgccctatgtGTGTAGCCAGTGTGGACGGAGTTTCAGACAGCAGTCCAACCTTATCTACCACATGAAGAGCCATGCTACCCAGGGTGCATGGAACTACATAGTGAACACAGAAAATATCAGCCTTAAGACAGAATCAGATGTCACAAGCCTGGCAGATGCAGAGAAATCCAAAACAAAGCAAGAGAGATCTTCAGCTCAGAGTTGCAAGATAAAGAAAGAGCCAAAAGAGAAGGAAGATTGTGACTCTAGTCAGCAGCCTAAATCTAAACGCCACAAACAAGCAGGCGCAAGAGGAATACCCACCCTCAAACGTGAAAGTGTTAAGGAAAAGAGCAAAGAGTTGGTTCCTTCAGGAAAGAGGCCTTTCAAATGTGATCAGTGCTTCAAGAGATTCAGCCACCAGTCTAACCTACTGGTCCACCAGCGGGTTCACACTGGTAACCAAGCCTATGAGTGCCAACAGTGTGATAAGCAGTTCAGCCAGCGTACCAGCTTGATGGTGCATCTGAGGACCCACACAG